One genomic segment of Pongo pygmaeus isolate AG05252 chromosome 19, NHGRI_mPonPyg2-v2.0_pri, whole genome shotgun sequence includes these proteins:
- the LOC129016914 gene encoding uncharacterized protein encoded by LINC02876 encodes MYTSLKSTFVAFADGRGTTESMPLPPLANSNRESPVNQLGNMQIMRLGPSFILTGIFLGNGRTEASPFFRVEFALSKIFPEYKINLFWKFQTNMASSLELDPPSFFLSVFLFMF; translated from the exons ATGTATACTTCCCTTAAATCCACCTTCGTAGCATTTGCTGATG GAAGAGGCACGACAGAGTCCATGCCTTTGCCTCCTCTGGCCAACTCTAATCGTGAATCTCCTGTGAATCAGCTGGGAAACATGCAGA TTATGAGATTGGGGCCCTCATTCATACTAACTGGAATTTTCCTTGGCAATGGTAGAACAGAAGCTTCTCCATTCTTTAGAGTTGAATTTGCTTTAAGTAAGATCTTCCCAgagtacaaaataaatttattctggAAATTTCAAACTAAT ATGGCCTCCTCACTGGAACTGGATCCACCATCCTTTTTTCTCAGTGTCTTCTTGTTTATGTTTTAG